The Catenuloplanes niger genome includes a window with the following:
- a CDS encoding NAD kinase, with protein sequence MTSTANRSALLVTHTGRRHSTEHAASIANDLVRAGFEVRVVASEIGDLDLPPGVTPVFGPSAAEGVEIVFALGGDGTFLRAAELARPNKAPLLGINLGKVGFLAEAEISDIDQAVADVVRGAYTVDERLTLDVKAELDGELIAESWALNEVTVEKGQRAQMLELRVDVDGRPLSRYGCDGVVCATPTGSTAYAFSAGGPVVWPEVEALLLVPVAAHALFSKPLVTAPTSTFVITVDPYTSVATLCADGHRVFDLPPGAKVTVRRGAQPVRVVQLTPRPFTDRLVAKFDLPVLGWRGTKRR encoded by the coding sequence GTGACGAGCACCGCTAACCGGTCGGCGCTGCTGGTGACCCACACGGGCCGCCGGCACAGCACGGAGCACGCGGCGTCGATAGCGAACGACCTCGTACGCGCGGGCTTCGAGGTGCGGGTGGTGGCCTCCGAGATCGGCGATCTGGACCTGCCGCCCGGCGTGACGCCGGTGTTCGGACCGTCCGCGGCCGAGGGCGTGGAGATCGTGTTCGCGCTCGGCGGGGACGGCACGTTCCTGCGCGCGGCCGAGCTGGCCCGGCCGAACAAGGCGCCGCTGCTCGGCATCAACCTCGGCAAGGTGGGCTTCCTGGCCGAGGCCGAGATCAGCGACATCGACCAGGCCGTGGCGGACGTGGTGCGCGGTGCCTACACCGTGGACGAGCGGCTCACGCTGGACGTCAAGGCCGAGCTGGACGGTGAGCTGATCGCGGAGAGCTGGGCGCTCAACGAGGTCACGGTGGAGAAGGGCCAGCGGGCGCAGATGCTGGAGCTGCGCGTGGACGTGGACGGCCGGCCGCTGTCCCGGTACGGCTGCGACGGCGTGGTCTGCGCGACCCCGACCGGCTCCACCGCGTACGCGTTCTCGGCCGGCGGCCCGGTGGTCTGGCCCGAGGTGGAGGCGCTGCTGCTGGTGCCGGTCGCCGCGCACGCGCTGTTCAGCAAGCCGCTCGTCACCGCGCCCACGTCGACGTTCGTGATCACGGTGGATCCGTACACGTCGGTCGCCACGCTCTGCGCGGACGGGCACCGCGTCTTCGACCTGCCGCCGGGTGCGAAGGTCACTGTCCGGCGCGGCGCGCAACCGGTGCGTGTGGTTCAGCTGACGCCGCGGCCGTTCACCGATCGGCTGGTGGCGAAATTCGACCTCCCGGTTCTCGGCTGGCGGGGTACGAAGCGGCGGTAA
- a CDS encoding MerR family transcriptional regulator, whose protein sequence is MRIGDLAARTGVSTRALRYYEEQGLLPAARTGGGQRLYPEAAVDRVGLIQGLFAAGLSSRSLTVLLPCVDAREATDEAVTLLRTERDRIDRQIEELAATRDRLSEVIVACTTATPATCGHLVYPSSGE, encoded by the coding sequence ATCCGCATCGGCGACCTGGCCGCCCGGACCGGCGTGAGCACCCGCGCGCTGCGTTACTACGAGGAGCAGGGTCTGCTGCCCGCCGCCCGCACCGGTGGTGGCCAGCGGCTCTACCCCGAGGCGGCGGTCGACCGGGTCGGCCTGATCCAGGGCCTGTTCGCGGCCGGGCTGTCCAGCCGCTCGCTCACCGTGCTGCTGCCGTGCGTCGACGCCCGGGAGGCCACCGACGAGGCGGTCACGCTCCTGCGCACCGAACGGGACCGCATCGACCGGCAGATCGAGGAGCTGGCCGCCACCCGCGACCGCCTGAGCGAGGTGATCGTCGCGTGCACCACCGCGACGCCGGCCACCTGCGGCCACCTGGTCTACCCGTCCTCCGGGGAGTAG
- a CDS encoding copper transporter — protein MINFRYHVVSLTAVFLALAIGLVVGTAALNGPAVDALDGQVQKLSKDNSQLRDSVGQLQNEVNSQEDFAVGAAPILLGGKLTGRRVALVVLPTGGDYAEQLRTMLATAGATVTGRVDVQESFTDPDNSVNLLDLAHRAVQTSLPAAGLPSNADGVETSAALLATALYDRTPPATDSDRNAVLAAYAAANYITVEDDRVAGPAEAVVIVGGLPPTDERADEKNTSTVTLVAQFDAAGKLVVGGNGVGDGNVVAAIRGDAALSKTIATVDNVNTAQGSVVTCLALTDLLGTNKVGHYGLGAGATSILPTPAQ, from the coding sequence GTGATCAATTTCCGGTACCACGTCGTGTCGCTCACCGCGGTCTTCCTCGCGCTGGCGATCGGGCTGGTGGTCGGCACCGCCGCGCTGAACGGGCCGGCCGTCGACGCGCTGGACGGCCAGGTGCAGAAGCTCAGCAAGGACAACAGCCAGCTGCGGGACAGCGTCGGCCAGCTGCAGAACGAGGTCAACTCGCAGGAGGACTTCGCGGTCGGCGCGGCGCCGATACTGCTCGGCGGCAAGCTGACCGGCCGGCGGGTGGCGCTGGTGGTGCTGCCGACCGGCGGTGACTACGCGGAGCAGCTGCGCACCATGCTGGCCACGGCCGGCGCGACCGTGACCGGCCGGGTGGACGTCCAGGAGAGTTTCACCGACCCGGACAACAGCGTGAACCTGCTGGACCTGGCGCACCGCGCGGTGCAGACGTCGCTGCCGGCCGCCGGGCTGCCCAGCAACGCGGACGGCGTGGAGACCTCGGCGGCGCTGCTGGCGACCGCGCTCTACGACCGGACGCCGCCGGCCACCGACTCGGACCGCAACGCGGTGCTGGCGGCGTACGCGGCCGCGAACTACATCACGGTCGAGGACGATCGGGTCGCCGGCCCGGCCGAGGCCGTGGTGATCGTGGGCGGGCTGCCGCCGACCGACGAGCGCGCGGACGAGAAGAACACCTCCACGGTGACGCTGGTCGCCCAGTTCGACGCGGCCGGGAAACTGGTGGTGGGCGGCAACGGGGTCGGCGACGGCAACGTGGTCGCGGCGATCCGCGGCGACGCGGCACTGTCCAAGACGATCGCGACCGTGGACAACGTGAACACCGCGCAGGGCTCGGTCGTCACCTGCCTGGCGCTGACCGACCTGCTCGGCACGAACAAGGTCGGCCACTACGGGCTCGGCGCGGGCGCCACGTCGATACTGCCCACTCCGGCACAGTGA
- the murJ gene encoding murein biosynthesis integral membrane protein MurJ: protein MASGLRSRTVVGAAALIAVLTVVSRVAGFARTTVFAWTVGPTDLGDTYLAANTLPNVIFELVAGGALAGLVVPLLARAVEAGDRERVGRITSALLGWVLVLLVPVAVLVALAAGPLVEVIMPLASPAELETGARMLRVFAPQLPLYGVGVVLTGVLQSHRRFAWPVIAPLLSSLTVIGVYAAFGLAEGTRTGIADVSGAGELILSAGTTCGVVVLSGCLLIPVSRLRLPLRPTLGLPADAREQVVRLGWAGLVTVGAQQLALLVLIGQASGGPDGTTVLFNLAQTVFLLPWAVLAVPLATAAYPGLTTADDAGYRSLLARTARQTALVSCLGAAGLVAVAIPATAVLTGGQAMTPGVVAFAPGLIGYGLFALLSRALYARGRTAAVAGATAAGWAVVAFLAAVLGAVTAPEHRVLVLGLAHTAGMLVLGALLLAAVRRTAGPAALAGLARTLPAGLAGAVAAGAAGYALAALTDPTPAPGFAVLQGMLCGFVGVAVFLGVAFVLDRDQVTKLARRGGARPGAPESGTLPDGENDARTPAARDGGDRT, encoded by the coding sequence GTGGCGTCCGGCCTGAGGTCGCGGACCGTCGTCGGAGCCGCCGCGCTGATCGCGGTGCTCACCGTGGTCAGCCGCGTGGCGGGCTTCGCGCGGACCACCGTGTTCGCCTGGACGGTCGGCCCGACCGACCTGGGCGACACCTACCTGGCGGCGAACACGCTGCCGAACGTCATCTTCGAGCTGGTCGCCGGCGGCGCGCTGGCCGGCCTGGTGGTGCCGCTGCTGGCCAGGGCCGTGGAGGCGGGCGACCGGGAGCGGGTCGGGAGGATCACGTCGGCGCTGCTCGGCTGGGTGCTGGTGCTGCTGGTGCCGGTCGCGGTCCTGGTGGCGCTCGCGGCCGGCCCACTGGTCGAGGTGATCATGCCGCTGGCGTCGCCCGCCGAGCTGGAGACCGGCGCCCGCATGCTGCGGGTGTTCGCGCCGCAGCTGCCGCTCTACGGCGTCGGCGTGGTGCTCACCGGCGTGCTCCAGTCGCACCGCCGGTTCGCCTGGCCGGTGATCGCACCGCTGCTGTCCAGTCTCACGGTGATCGGGGTCTACGCGGCGTTCGGGCTCGCCGAGGGCACCCGGACCGGCATCGCGGACGTGTCCGGTGCCGGGGAGCTGATCCTGTCCGCCGGCACGACCTGCGGCGTCGTCGTGCTGTCCGGGTGCCTGCTGATCCCGGTCTCCCGGCTGCGGCTGCCGCTGCGCCCCACGCTCGGCCTGCCGGCCGACGCCCGGGAGCAGGTCGTCAGGCTCGGCTGGGCCGGACTGGTCACGGTCGGCGCGCAGCAACTCGCCCTGCTGGTCCTGATCGGTCAGGCGAGCGGCGGGCCGGACGGCACGACCGTGCTGTTCAACCTGGCGCAGACCGTGTTCCTGCTGCCCTGGGCGGTGCTCGCGGTGCCGCTCGCGACCGCGGCGTACCCGGGCCTGACCACCGCGGACGACGCCGGGTACCGATCGCTGCTGGCCCGGACCGCCCGGCAGACCGCTCTGGTCAGCTGCCTGGGCGCGGCGGGCCTGGTCGCGGTCGCGATCCCGGCGACGGCCGTGCTCACCGGCGGTCAGGCGATGACCCCGGGCGTGGTCGCGTTCGCGCCCGGACTGATCGGTTACGGACTCTTCGCGCTGCTGTCCCGCGCGCTCTACGCCCGCGGGCGGACCGCCGCCGTGGCCGGTGCGACCGCGGCCGGGTGGGCCGTCGTCGCGTTCCTCGCGGCCGTCCTCGGCGCGGTGACCGCGCCGGAGCACCGGGTGCTCGTGCTCGGCCTGGCGCACACCGCCGGCATGCTGGTCCTGGGCGCGCTGCTGCTGGCAGCGGTCCGGCGCACGGCCGGGCCGGCCGCGCTCGCCGGTCTCGCCCGCACGCTCCCGGCCGGGCTGGCCGGTGCGGTCGCCGCAGGTGCCGCCGGGTACGCGCTGGCCGCGCTCACCGACCCGACCCCGGCGCCCGGCTTCGCGGTGTTGCAAGGCATGCTGTGCGGGTTCGTCGGGGTCGCGGTGTTCCTCGGTGTCGCCTTCGTGCTCGACCGGGACCAGGTCACGAAACTCGCCCGGCGTGGCGGCGCGCGGCCCGGTGCGCCCGAGTCGGGTACCTTGCCGGACGGTGAGAACGACGCGCGGACTCCCGCCGCGCGGGACGGAGGGGACCGTACGTGA
- a CDS encoding SCP2 sterol-binding domain-containing protein, translating into MASVDEVRAALNTLAARLAANADAQQRIDLNRTLAARVPDLGTAFHGTLVDGRLVDIADGDDPKAKISLTANSDDLIALVNGRLDVMKAIGSGQVKIGANPFDLLKLRKLL; encoded by the coding sequence GTGGCCAGCGTAGACGAGGTTCGGGCGGCATTGAACACCCTCGCGGCGCGGCTCGCCGCGAACGCGGACGCCCAGCAGCGCATCGACCTCAACCGCACGCTCGCCGCACGCGTCCCGGACCTGGGCACCGCCTTCCACGGCACCCTGGTGGACGGCCGCCTGGTCGACATCGCGGACGGCGACGACCCGAAGGCCAAGATCTCCCTCACCGCGAACAGCGACGACCTGATCGCGCTGGTCAACGGCCGGCTCGACGTGATGAAGGCGATCGGCTCCGGCCAGGTCAAGATCGGCGCCAACCCCTTCGACCTCCTCAAGCTCCGCAAGCTGCTGTAG
- a CDS encoding MerR family transcriptional regulator, translating into MRIGDLATRGGVSVRALRYYEEQGLLYATRSASGQRYYPEAAVERVRLIQQLYAAGLSSRNIAALLPCVDANESTEESAAILRAERYRIDRQIQELITTRDRLDAVIADSQNPAGCVHHVAPELSTPLAAVS; encoded by the coding sequence ATCCGCATCGGCGACCTGGCCACCCGCGGCGGCGTGAGCGTTCGCGCGCTGCGCTACTACGAGGAGCAGGGCCTGCTGTACGCGACGCGCAGCGCCAGCGGCCAGCGCTACTACCCGGAGGCCGCGGTCGAGCGGGTGCGGCTGATCCAGCAGCTCTACGCGGCCGGCCTGTCCAGCCGGAACATCGCGGCGCTGCTGCCGTGCGTCGACGCGAACGAGTCGACCGAGGAGTCGGCCGCGATCCTGCGCGCCGAGCGGTACCGCATCGACCGCCAGATCCAGGAGCTGATCACCACCCGGGACCGGCTCGACGCCGTCATCGCCGACTCGCAGAACCCGGCCGGCTGCGTCCACCACGTCGCTCCGGAACTCTCCACCCCGCTCGCCGCCGTCTCGTAG
- a CDS encoding TlyA family RNA methyltransferase, with amino-acid sequence MARRIRLDAELVRRGLARSREQAAALIEAGRVEVRGVVARKAAAQLDPAEPIVVTGADPVDEYVSRGGHKLAGALAAFGPRGLAVAGRRALDAGASTGGFTDLLLRADVAEVVAVDVGYGQLAWKLRTDERVRVFERTNVRTLTPEAIGGPVDLVVSDLSFISLRLVLPALAGCALPDADLALMVKPQFEVGKERVGEGGVVRDPALRAEAVLDVCAAALELGLGLAGVAASPLPGPSGNVEFFVWLRRGAPAADPVHVRAVVEAGPTGTVAEHAPEPGAESLVDRGVTSDEHR; translated from the coding sequence ATGGCACGCCGCATCCGTCTAGACGCCGAACTCGTCCGCCGCGGCCTGGCCCGCTCCCGCGAGCAGGCCGCCGCGCTCATCGAGGCCGGCCGGGTCGAGGTCCGGGGCGTGGTCGCCCGCAAGGCGGCCGCGCAGCTCGACCCCGCCGAGCCGATCGTGGTCACCGGCGCGGACCCGGTCGACGAGTACGTGTCCCGCGGCGGGCACAAGCTGGCCGGCGCGCTGGCCGCGTTCGGGCCCCGCGGCCTGGCGGTGGCCGGGCGGCGGGCGCTGGACGCGGGCGCGTCCACCGGCGGGTTCACCGACTTGCTGCTGCGCGCGGACGTGGCCGAGGTGGTCGCCGTGGACGTCGGCTACGGCCAGCTCGCCTGGAAACTCCGTACCGACGAGCGGGTGCGGGTCTTCGAACGCACGAACGTGCGGACGCTCACGCCGGAGGCCATCGGTGGCCCGGTCGACCTGGTCGTGTCCGACCTGTCGTTCATCTCGCTGCGCCTGGTACTGCCCGCGCTGGCCGGCTGCGCGCTGCCGGACGCCGACCTCGCGCTGATGGTCAAGCCGCAGTTCGAGGTGGGCAAGGAACGGGTCGGCGAGGGCGGCGTGGTGCGCGACCCGGCGCTGCGCGCGGAGGCGGTCCTGGACGTGTGCGCGGCGGCGCTGGAGCTGGGGCTCGGGCTGGCCGGGGTGGCCGCGAGCCCGCTGCCCGGACCGAGTGGCAACGTCGAGTTCTTCGTGTGGCTGCGGCGCGGTGCGCCGGCCGCGGACCCGGTCCACGTGCGCGCGGTCGTCGAGGCCGGACCCACGGGTACGGTGGCGGAGCACGCGCCGGAGCCAGGCGCGGAATCGCTTGTTGACAGGGGAGTGACGAGTGACGAGCACCGCTAA
- the recN gene encoding DNA repair protein RecN, protein MLEELRITGLGVIEDTTLPLTGGMNVITGETGAGKTMVVTGLGLLFGGRADAGRVRSDPGRAVVEGRLRLKGAIADAVLARITDAGAEADDDGAVMLSRTVTIEGRSRAHVGGRSAPVAVLTDVGERVLAVHGQSDQLRLLRPAEQRAALDRFAGPEHEKLLETFRETFTKWRRTADDLADRRRNARDRNQEADLLKLGLDEITRVDPQPGEDDELKAEAQRLEHAEGLRTAAAIAYQSVAGGSEAADETPDATSLLGTARRTLEGQAAVDAKLGDLAARIEEAATLVADVTAELSSYLDALDADPNRLAAIYERRALLRGLTRKYADDIDGVIAWAETARTRLGELDTSDELLEELEKERQRLEAEVAEQAARLTAARTEAAGRFAEEVSVELAGLAMPHARVEVAVLPRSAGKSEPSVTVDGTEVGVTADGADEVELRLLAHPGAPALPLQRGASGGELSRVMLAIEVVFAGAGGPPTLVFDEVDSGVGGTAAVEIGRRLARLARSHQVLVVTHLPQVAAFADRHLVVAKDTGGAVTTSGVRVVEDTDRARELSRMLAGLPDSDLGIAHAEELLAVADREKRR, encoded by the coding sequence GTGCTGGAAGAGCTGCGTATCACCGGCCTGGGCGTCATCGAGGACACCACACTGCCGCTGACCGGCGGCATGAACGTGATAACCGGTGAGACCGGCGCCGGGAAGACCATGGTCGTGACCGGCCTCGGCCTGCTGTTCGGCGGGCGGGCCGATGCCGGTCGCGTGCGATCCGACCCGGGCCGCGCGGTCGTCGAGGGACGGTTGCGCCTGAAGGGCGCGATCGCCGACGCCGTGCTGGCCCGGATCACCGACGCGGGAGCGGAGGCGGACGACGACGGTGCGGTCATGCTGTCGCGCACCGTCACGATCGAGGGCCGCTCCCGGGCCCACGTCGGCGGCCGGTCCGCGCCGGTCGCCGTGCTCACCGACGTCGGTGAGCGGGTGCTGGCCGTGCACGGCCAGTCCGACCAGCTGCGCCTGCTGCGGCCGGCGGAGCAGCGCGCCGCGCTCGACCGGTTCGCCGGGCCCGAGCACGAGAAGCTGCTGGAGACGTTCCGGGAGACGTTCACGAAGTGGCGGCGGACCGCGGACGACCTCGCGGACCGGCGCCGCAACGCGCGCGACCGCAACCAGGAGGCGGACCTCCTCAAGCTCGGGCTGGACGAGATCACCCGCGTCGACCCGCAGCCGGGGGAGGACGACGAGCTGAAGGCGGAGGCGCAGCGCCTCGAGCACGCGGAGGGGCTGCGGACCGCGGCCGCGATCGCCTACCAGTCGGTGGCCGGCGGGTCCGAGGCCGCCGACGAGACGCCGGACGCGACCAGCCTGCTCGGCACCGCGCGCCGCACGCTGGAGGGGCAGGCCGCCGTCGACGCGAAGCTCGGCGACCTCGCGGCCCGCATCGAGGAGGCGGCCACGCTGGTCGCGGACGTCACCGCGGAGCTCTCGTCGTACCTGGACGCGCTGGACGCGGACCCGAACCGGCTGGCCGCCATCTACGAGCGGCGGGCGCTGCTGCGCGGGCTCACCCGGAAGTACGCGGACGACATCGACGGTGTGATCGCCTGGGCGGAGACCGCGCGGACCCGGCTCGGCGAGCTCGACACGTCGGACGAACTGCTCGAGGAGCTGGAGAAGGAGCGCCAGCGGCTCGAGGCGGAGGTCGCGGAGCAGGCGGCCCGACTCACCGCGGCCCGGACCGAGGCGGCGGGCCGGTTCGCCGAGGAGGTCAGCGTCGAGCTGGCCGGGCTGGCGATGCCGCACGCGCGGGTCGAGGTGGCGGTGCTGCCGCGGAGCGCGGGAAAGAGCGAGCCGTCGGTGACCGTGGACGGCACCGAGGTCGGCGTGACCGCGGACGGCGCGGACGAGGTCGAGCTGCGCCTGCTGGCCCACCCGGGCGCACCGGCGCTGCCGCTGCAGCGCGGGGCGTCCGGCGGTGAGCTGTCCCGGGTGATGCTGGCGATCGAGGTGGTGTTCGCCGGGGCCGGTGGCCCGCCGACGCTGGTCTTCGACGAGGTCGACTCCGGCGTGGGCGGCACCGCGGCGGTGGAGATCGGGCGGCGGCTGGCCCGGCTGGCGCGCAGCCACCAGGTGCTGGTGGTGACGCACCTGCCGCAGGTGGCCGCGTTCGCGGACCGGCACCTGGTGGTGGCGAAGGACACCGGGGGCGCGGTGACGACCAGCGGGGTGCGGGTGGTGGAGGACACCGACCGGGCCCGGGAACTGTCCCGGATGCTAGCCGGCCTGCCCGACTCGGACCTGGGCATCGCGCACGCGGAGGAGCTGCTGGCGGTCGCCGACCGGGAGAAGCGCCGCTGA
- a CDS encoding SDR family oxidoreductase yields MNLKNSVALVTGANRGLGRHFAQELLARGAARVYATARRPESVDLPGATVLRLDVTDRASIAAAVDAAPDVTVLVNNAGNSSFANLVDGDEAEIRGQLDAFFWGPLWLVRAFAPILRANGGGGILNINSAMSWVSGDRANAYHVAKAAQWAMTNSVRAELAGQGTHVAGAYFGMTDTGHQDFWTGPLNDAAEIARRTLAAFEEGQIEIIPDELGAAAKAMLAGPPQAYPTAG; encoded by the coding sequence ATGAATCTGAAGAATTCGGTTGCGTTGGTCACCGGCGCGAACCGCGGGCTGGGCCGGCACTTCGCGCAGGAGCTGCTGGCGCGCGGCGCCGCCCGGGTCTACGCGACCGCGCGCCGGCCGGAGTCGGTCGACCTGCCGGGGGCGACGGTGCTGCGGCTCGACGTCACGGACCGGGCCTCGATCGCGGCCGCGGTGGACGCGGCGCCGGACGTGACGGTGCTGGTCAACAACGCGGGCAACTCGTCGTTCGCGAACCTGGTGGACGGCGACGAGGCGGAGATCCGGGGGCAGCTGGACGCGTTCTTCTGGGGGCCGCTGTGGCTGGTGCGCGCGTTCGCGCCGATCCTGCGGGCGAACGGCGGCGGCGGGATCCTCAACATCAACTCGGCGATGTCCTGGGTGTCCGGTGACCGGGCGAACGCCTATCACGTCGCGAAGGCCGCGCAGTGGGCGATGACCAACTCGGTGCGTGCCGAGCTGGCCGGTCAGGGCACGCACGTGGCGGGCGCGTACTTCGGCATGACGGACACCGGGCACCAGGACTTCTGGACCGGGCCGCTGAACGACGCGGCGGAGATCGCCCGGCGCACGCTGGCCGCGTTCGAGGAGGGCCAGATCGAGATCATTCCGGACGAGCTGGGCGCGGCCGCGAAGGCGATGCTGGCCGGCCCGCCGCAGGCCTACCCCACGGCGGGCTGA
- a CDS encoding phasin family protein produces MPKEAWRAYLDLALGLTESSRKQATKTAMRLVGKGGATAVQLQALVEDALAAGTANRAVVERLVRTEVDRALTVVGLAKSDEVAALRQRVAELEDRLAARPADVPGDLPVEPAVEAAAAASVAEPAAAPVKKVVAKKTVAKKAVAKAPGGGTAVPDALAAPAVPAADEPVAEVPAPARTITPPRKAAKKVPTIKAAPPAGRKAVPTPADLPPAVKKAPAKRAKKVVPPLFDDGTPGR; encoded by the coding sequence ATGCCGAAGGAAGCGTGGCGGGCCTACCTGGACCTCGCCCTGGGACTGACCGAGAGTTCCCGCAAGCAGGCCACCAAGACCGCGATGAGACTGGTCGGCAAGGGCGGCGCGACCGCGGTCCAGCTGCAGGCGCTGGTCGAGGACGCGCTGGCGGCCGGCACCGCGAACCGGGCCGTGGTCGAGCGCCTGGTCCGCACCGAGGTCGACCGGGCGCTGACCGTGGTGGGACTGGCCAAGTCCGATGAGGTCGCGGCGCTGCGGCAGCGCGTCGCCGAGCTGGAGGACCGGCTCGCGGCCCGGCCGGCGGACGTACCCGGTGATCTGCCCGTCGAACCCGCGGTCGAGGCCGCGGCCGCGGCGTCCGTGGCGGAACCGGCCGCGGCACCGGTGAAGAAGGTCGTCGCGAAGAAGACGGTGGCGAAGAAGGCGGTCGCGAAGGCTCCGGGCGGCGGCACCGCGGTTCCGGACGCGCTGGCCGCGCCCGCGGTCCCGGCGGCGGACGAGCCGGTCGCCGAGGTGCCGGCGCCGGCCCGGACGATCACGCCGCCGCGCAAGGCCGCCAAGAAGGTGCCCACGATCAAGGCCGCGCCGCCGGCCGGCCGGAAGGCGGTGCCGACGCCCGCCGACCTGCCGCCCGCGGTCAAGAAGGCGCCGGCCAAGCGCGCGAAGAAGGTCGTGCCGCCGCTCTTCGACGACGGGACGCCCGGCCGATGA
- the steA gene encoding putative cytokinetic ring protein SteA — MRLPTLRRTRAAEPGIVAGTARLDRRTKRLTGRLRPGDIAVIDHVDLDRVAADSLVAVGVAAVLNAKPSISGRYPNLGPEVLVKAGIPLLDDLGEGLFQQIREGDTVRIDGNTVYAGAEALVHGTRQDAETVAKAMADAREGLSVQLEAFAANTMDYLKQERDLLLDGVGVPEIETRISGRHVLIVVRGYDYRADLDVLRPYIREYRPVLIGVDGGADALIEAGYTPDMIIGDMDSVSDDVLRCGAEIVVHAYPDGRAPGLPRVHQLGVPAITFPAAATSEDIALLLADEKGAELIVAVGTHYTLVEFLDKGRGGMASTFLTRLRVGGKLVDAKGVSRLYKQTIPGSSLLLLAGSAIAAMTAAVTVSTVGKAYLGVVSEWWDNLVFQLGQLF, encoded by the coding sequence ATGCGCCTACCCACTCTTCGCCGCACCCGGGCCGCCGAACCCGGGATCGTCGCCGGCACCGCTCGGCTCGATCGCCGCACGAAGCGGCTGACCGGTCGGCTGCGCCCCGGTGACATCGCCGTGATCGACCATGTCGACCTGGACCGGGTGGCCGCCGACTCGCTGGTCGCGGTCGGGGTGGCCGCGGTGCTGAACGCGAAGCCGTCGATCTCCGGGCGGTACCCGAATCTGGGCCCCGAGGTGCTGGTCAAGGCCGGCATCCCGCTGCTGGACGATCTCGGCGAGGGGCTGTTCCAGCAGATCCGGGAGGGCGACACGGTCCGGATCGACGGCAACACCGTGTACGCCGGGGCCGAGGCGCTGGTGCACGGCACCCGGCAGGACGCCGAGACCGTGGCCAAGGCGATGGCGGACGCGCGCGAGGGGCTGTCGGTGCAGCTCGAGGCGTTCGCGGCGAACACCATGGACTACCTCAAGCAGGAACGTGACCTGCTGCTCGACGGCGTGGGCGTGCCGGAGATCGAGACCCGGATCAGCGGGCGCCACGTGCTGATCGTGGTGCGGGGCTACGACTACCGCGCCGACCTGGACGTGCTGCGGCCGTACATCCGGGAGTACCGGCCGGTGCTGATCGGTGTGGACGGCGGCGCGGACGCGCTGATCGAGGCCGGCTACACGCCCGACATGATCATCGGCGACATGGACTCGGTGAGCGACGACGTGCTGCGCTGCGGCGCGGAGATCGTGGTGCACGCCTATCCGGACGGCCGGGCGCCGGGCCTGCCGCGCGTGCACCAGCTCGGCGTGCCGGCGATCACCTTCCCGGCCGCGGCGACCAGCGAGGACATCGCGCTGCTGCTGGCGGACGAGAAGGGCGCCGAGCTGATCGTGGCGGTCGGCACCCACTACACGCTGGTCGAGTTCCTGGACAAGGGGCGCGGCGGCATGGCGTCGACGTTCCTGACCCGGCTGCGGGTCGGCGGCAAGCTGGTCGACGCGAAGGGCGTGAGCCGGCTCTACAAGCAGACCATCCCGGGCTCGTCGCTGCTGCTGCTCGCCGGGTCGGCGATCGCGGCGATGACGGCGGCGGTGACGGTCTCCACCGTGGGCAAGGCGTACCTCGGTGTGGTCTCCGAGTGGTGGGACAATCTCGTGTTCCAGCTCGGTCAGCTGTTCTAG